The Carassius gibelio isolate Cgi1373 ecotype wild population from Czech Republic chromosome B9, carGib1.2-hapl.c, whole genome shotgun sequence genome includes a region encoding these proteins:
- the ddx3xa gene encoding DEAD-box helicase 3 X-linked a isoform X3 codes for MSHVVVDGSHGLEQQLAVLDLNPADGQCPGSGRRYIPPHLRNKEASKNAGNAYSSGRQSGYSVAPVQSFSPKQYPQSWHPEGNQRHRHNFPTGWNDFRTGSQRYPHQELSFYHTDTSGWPDRCASPARTDSSVATDGNEDAASVISWADRCDSPGWDGGRSNGFVNGYHDGRMNGTANFSHGLPRNDRGGRGGFRGNRNGGSFNQPMNNAGYGSYENKDGGWNSVVNRDAYTSFGGRSDRGKSAFFNDRGAGSRGRYERGGFGGGTGGNSRWVEESRDEEDWSKPLSPNERLEQELFSGGNTGINFEKYDDIPVEATGTNSPGHIESFHDVDMGEIIMSNISLTRYTRPTPVQKYAIPIIKAKRDLMACAQTGSGKTAAFLLPVLSQIYTDGPGEALQATKASTQENGKYFRRKQYPISLVLAPTRELALQIYDEARKFSYRSRVRPCVVYGGADIGQQIRDLERGCHLLVATPGRLVDMMERGKIGLDYCKYLVLDEADRMLDMGFEPQIRRIVEQDTMPPKGARQTMMFSATFPKEIQILARDFLEEYIFLAVGRVGSTSENITQKVVWVEENDKRSFLLDLLNATGKDSLTLVFVETKKGADALEDFLYREGYACTSIHGDRSQRDREEALHQFRSGRCPIMVATAVAARGLDISNVKHVINFDLPSDIEEYVHRIGRTGRVGNLGLATSFFNDKNSNITKDLLDILVEAKQEVPSWLENLAYEHQHKSTNRGRPKRFSGGFGARDYRQMAGGSNTFGNRGARNTGGHGGNRGFGGNKGGFGSFGGDSYGGNYGNYGGSYAQVDWWGN; via the exons ATGAGTCATGTGGTCGTCGACGGTTCACACGGTCTAGAACAGCAG cTTGCTGTCTTAGACTTGAACCCAGCTGATGGACAGTGTCCTGGCTCTGGTC gGCGTTACATTCCTCCTCATTTGAGAAACAAAGAAGCATCAAAAAATG CAGGAAATGCTTATTCCTCTGGTAGACAGAGCGGTTATTCAGTGGCACCCGTACAGAGCT TTTCTCCCAAACAGTATCCTCAGAGTTGGCACCCTGAGGGAAACCAAAGACATAGGCATAACTTTCCAACTGGATGGAATGACTTTAGGACCG GTTCCCAGAGATATCCACACCAGGAGCTCTCATTTTATCACACCGACACTAGTGGCTGGCCAGACAGATGTG CCTCTCCTGCGCGTACCGACAGCAGTGTAGCCACCGACGGAAATGAGGACGCAGCCAGTGTTATCAGCTGGGCTGATCGCTGTG ATTCTCCAGGATGGGACGGCGGTCGCAGCAATGGTTTTGTCAATGGGTACCATGACGGTCGTATGAATGGGACTGCTAACTTCAGCCATGGACTTCCTCGTAATGACAGAGGTGGACGTGGTGGCTTTCGTGGAAATAGGAACGGTGGTTCTTTCAACCAGCCAATGAATAATGCAG GTTATGGCAGTTATGAGAACAAAGATGGAGGCTGGAACTCTGTGGTAAACCGAGATGCCTACACTAGCTTTGGTGGGCGTTCAGACAGAGGGAAGTCTGCCTTCTTCAATGATAGAGGAGCTGGCTCAAGAGGAAG GTATGAGCGTGGAGGCTTTGGTGGAGGAACAGGAGGGAACAGTCGTTGGGTTGAAGAATCCAGAGATGAAGAGGACTGGTCAAAGCCACTGTCCCCCAATGAGCGTCTGGAACA GGAGCTGTTCTCTGGAGGCAACACGGGGATTAACTTTGAGAAGTATGATGACATTCCTGTGGAGGCCACTGGAACAAACAGTCCTGGGCATATTGAGAGT TTCCATGATGTGGACATGGGCGAGATCATTATGAGCAACATCAGTCTGACCCGCTACACACGGCCTACTCCTGTTCAAAAGTATGCAATCCCCATCATCAAGGCCAAGAGGGACCTTATGGCCTGTGCTCAAACAG GCTCGGGGAAGACTGCAGCCTTCTTGCTTCCTGTGCTTAGTCAGATCTACACTGATGGACCTGGAGAGGCACTGCAGGCCACCAAAGCCAGCACCCAG GAGAATGGGAAGTACTTCCGTCGTAAGCAGTATCCCATCTCTCTGGTTCTGGCTCCAACCAGAGAACTTGCTCTTCAGATTTATGATGAGGCCAGAAAG TTCTCTTACCGCTCCAGAGTGCGCCCGTGTGTGGTGTACGGAGGCGCAGATATAGGGCAGCAGATCCGTGATTTGGAAAGAGGCTGTCACCTGCTAGTGGCCACACCGGGTCGTCTGGTAGACATGATGGAGCGGGGCAAGATTGGCCTGGACTACTGCAA ATACCTGGTGTTGGACGAGGCAGACAGAATGCTGGATATGGGTTTTGAACCCCAGATCAGACGTATTGTGGAGCAGGACACCATGCCTCCTAAAGGTGCTCGCCAGACCATGATGTTCAGTGCCACCTTCCCAAAAGAGATCCAG attcTGGCTCGTGACTTTCTGGAGGAGTACATCTTCCTGGCTGTGGGCCGTGTGGGCTCCACCTCAGAGAATATCACCCAGAAGGTGGTTTGGGTTGAAGAAAATGACAAGCGCTCCTTCCTTCTTGACCTGCTCAATGCAACAG GCAAAGACTCTCTCACACTGGTGTTTGTGGAGACTAAGAAGGGTGCTGATGCTCTTGAGGACTTCCTCTACCGCGAAGGCTATGCCTGCACCAGTATCCATGGTGACCGGTCTCAGCGCGATCGTGAGGAGGCTCTCCACCAGTTCCGGTCTGGCCGCTGCCCTATCATGGTTGCCACCGCT GTGGCTGCACGTGGCCTTGACATCTCCAACGTGAAACACGTGATCAATTTTGACTTGCCTAGTGACATTGAGGAATATGTCCACCGCATCGGTCGTACAGGCCGTGTAGGAAACCTTG GACTGGCCACATCCTTCTTTAATGATAAGAACAGCAACATCACTAAAGATCTACTGGACATCTTGGTGGAGGCCAAACAGGAAGTGCCTTCCTGGCTTGAGAACCTAGCCTATGAGCACCAGCACAAGAGCACCAACCGTGGACGCCCCAAGAG ATTCTCTGGTGGCTTTGGGGCCAGGGATTACCGCCAGATGGCTGGGGGCAGCAACACTTTCGGCAATCGTGGTGCTCGCAACACCGGTGGCCATGGAGGAAACCGAGGTTTTGGAGGGAATAAGG GTGGTTTTGGGAGCTTCGGTGGTGACAGCTACGGGGGCAACTATGGAAACTATGGAGGAAGCTACGCCCAGGTGGACTGGTGGGGCAACTAA
- the ddx3xa gene encoding DEAD-box helicase 3 X-linked a isoform X1: MSHVVVDGSHGLEQQLAVLDLNPADGQCPGSGRRYIPPHLRNKEASKNAGNAYSSGRQSGYSVAPVQSFSPKQYPQSWHPEGNQRHRHNFPTGWNDFRTGSQRYPHQELSFYHTDTSGWPDRCASPARTDSSVATDGNEDAASVISWADRCDSPGWDGGRSNGFVNGYHDGRMNGTANFSHGLPRNDRGGRGGFRGNRNGGSFNQPMNNAGYGSYENKDGGWNSVVNRDAYTSFGGRSDRGKSAFFNDRGAGSRGSRYERGGFGGGTGGNSRWVEESRDEEDWSKPLSPNERLEQELFSGGNTGINFEKYDDIPVEATGTNSPGHIESFHDVDMGEIIMSNISLTRYTRPTPVQKYAIPIIKAKRDLMACAQTGSGKTAAFLLPVLSQIYTDGPGEALQATKASTQQENGKYFRRKQYPISLVLAPTRELALQIYDEARKFSYRSRVRPCVVYGGADIGQQIRDLERGCHLLVATPGRLVDMMERGKIGLDYCKYLVLDEADRMLDMGFEPQIRRIVEQDTMPPKGARQTMMFSATFPKEIQILARDFLEEYIFLAVGRVGSTSENITQKVVWVEENDKRSFLLDLLNATGKDSLTLVFVETKKGADALEDFLYREGYACTSIHGDRSQRDREEALHQFRSGRCPIMVATAVAARGLDISNVKHVINFDLPSDIEEYVHRIGRTGRVGNLGLATSFFNDKNSNITKDLLDILVEAKQEVPSWLENLAYEHQHKSTNRGRPKRFSGGFGARDYRQMAGGSNTFGNRGARNTGGHGGNRGFGGNKGGFGSFGGDSYGGNYGNYGGSYAQVDWWGN, encoded by the exons ATGAGTCATGTGGTCGTCGACGGTTCACACGGTCTAGAACAGCAG cTTGCTGTCTTAGACTTGAACCCAGCTGATGGACAGTGTCCTGGCTCTGGTC gGCGTTACATTCCTCCTCATTTGAGAAACAAAGAAGCATCAAAAAATG CAGGAAATGCTTATTCCTCTGGTAGACAGAGCGGTTATTCAGTGGCACCCGTACAGAGCT TTTCTCCCAAACAGTATCCTCAGAGTTGGCACCCTGAGGGAAACCAAAGACATAGGCATAACTTTCCAACTGGATGGAATGACTTTAGGACCG GTTCCCAGAGATATCCACACCAGGAGCTCTCATTTTATCACACCGACACTAGTGGCTGGCCAGACAGATGTG CCTCTCCTGCGCGTACCGACAGCAGTGTAGCCACCGACGGAAATGAGGACGCAGCCAGTGTTATCAGCTGGGCTGATCGCTGTG ATTCTCCAGGATGGGACGGCGGTCGCAGCAATGGTTTTGTCAATGGGTACCATGACGGTCGTATGAATGGGACTGCTAACTTCAGCCATGGACTTCCTCGTAATGACAGAGGTGGACGTGGTGGCTTTCGTGGAAATAGGAACGGTGGTTCTTTCAACCAGCCAATGAATAATGCAG GTTATGGCAGTTATGAGAACAAAGATGGAGGCTGGAACTCTGTGGTAAACCGAGATGCCTACACTAGCTTTGGTGGGCGTTCAGACAGAGGGAAGTCTGCCTTCTTCAATGATAGAGGAGCTGGCTCAAGAGGAAG CAGGTATGAGCGTGGAGGCTTTGGTGGAGGAACAGGAGGGAACAGTCGTTGGGTTGAAGAATCCAGAGATGAAGAGGACTGGTCAAAGCCACTGTCCCCCAATGAGCGTCTGGAACA GGAGCTGTTCTCTGGAGGCAACACGGGGATTAACTTTGAGAAGTATGATGACATTCCTGTGGAGGCCACTGGAACAAACAGTCCTGGGCATATTGAGAGT TTCCATGATGTGGACATGGGCGAGATCATTATGAGCAACATCAGTCTGACCCGCTACACACGGCCTACTCCTGTTCAAAAGTATGCAATCCCCATCATCAAGGCCAAGAGGGACCTTATGGCCTGTGCTCAAACAG GCTCGGGGAAGACTGCAGCCTTCTTGCTTCCTGTGCTTAGTCAGATCTACACTGATGGACCTGGAGAGGCACTGCAGGCCACCAAAGCCAGCACCCAG CAGGAGAATGGGAAGTACTTCCGTCGTAAGCAGTATCCCATCTCTCTGGTTCTGGCTCCAACCAGAGAACTTGCTCTTCAGATTTATGATGAGGCCAGAAAG TTCTCTTACCGCTCCAGAGTGCGCCCGTGTGTGGTGTACGGAGGCGCAGATATAGGGCAGCAGATCCGTGATTTGGAAAGAGGCTGTCACCTGCTAGTGGCCACACCGGGTCGTCTGGTAGACATGATGGAGCGGGGCAAGATTGGCCTGGACTACTGCAA ATACCTGGTGTTGGACGAGGCAGACAGAATGCTGGATATGGGTTTTGAACCCCAGATCAGACGTATTGTGGAGCAGGACACCATGCCTCCTAAAGGTGCTCGCCAGACCATGATGTTCAGTGCCACCTTCCCAAAAGAGATCCAG attcTGGCTCGTGACTTTCTGGAGGAGTACATCTTCCTGGCTGTGGGCCGTGTGGGCTCCACCTCAGAGAATATCACCCAGAAGGTGGTTTGGGTTGAAGAAAATGACAAGCGCTCCTTCCTTCTTGACCTGCTCAATGCAACAG GCAAAGACTCTCTCACACTGGTGTTTGTGGAGACTAAGAAGGGTGCTGATGCTCTTGAGGACTTCCTCTACCGCGAAGGCTATGCCTGCACCAGTATCCATGGTGACCGGTCTCAGCGCGATCGTGAGGAGGCTCTCCACCAGTTCCGGTCTGGCCGCTGCCCTATCATGGTTGCCACCGCT GTGGCTGCACGTGGCCTTGACATCTCCAACGTGAAACACGTGATCAATTTTGACTTGCCTAGTGACATTGAGGAATATGTCCACCGCATCGGTCGTACAGGCCGTGTAGGAAACCTTG GACTGGCCACATCCTTCTTTAATGATAAGAACAGCAACATCACTAAAGATCTACTGGACATCTTGGTGGAGGCCAAACAGGAAGTGCCTTCCTGGCTTGAGAACCTAGCCTATGAGCACCAGCACAAGAGCACCAACCGTGGACGCCCCAAGAG ATTCTCTGGTGGCTTTGGGGCCAGGGATTACCGCCAGATGGCTGGGGGCAGCAACACTTTCGGCAATCGTGGTGCTCGCAACACCGGTGGCCATGGAGGAAACCGAGGTTTTGGAGGGAATAAGG GTGGTTTTGGGAGCTTCGGTGGTGACAGCTACGGGGGCAACTATGGAAACTATGGAGGAAGCTACGCCCAGGTGGACTGGTGGGGCAACTAA
- the ddx3xa gene encoding DEAD-box helicase 3 X-linked a isoform X11, translated as MSHVVVDGSHGLEQQLAVLDLNPADGQCPGSGRRYIPPHLRNKEASKNDSPGWDGGRSNGFVNGYHDGRMNGTANFSHGLPRNDRGGRGGFRGNRNGGSFNQPMNNAGYGSYENKDGGWNSVVNRDAYTSFGGRSDRGKSAFFNDRGAGSRGRYERGGFGGGTGGNSRWVEESRDEEDWSKPLSPNERLEQELFSGGNTGINFEKYDDIPVEATGTNSPGHIESFHDVDMGEIIMSNISLTRYTRPTPVQKYAIPIIKAKRDLMACAQTGSGKTAAFLLPVLSQIYTDGPGEALQATKASTQQENGKYFRRKQYPISLVLAPTRELALQIYDEARKFSYRSRVRPCVVYGGADIGQQIRDLERGCHLLVATPGRLVDMMERGKIGLDYCKYLVLDEADRMLDMGFEPQIRRIVEQDTMPPKGARQTMMFSATFPKEIQILARDFLEEYIFLAVGRVGSTSENITQKVVWVEENDKRSFLLDLLNATGKDSLTLVFVETKKGADALEDFLYREGYACTSIHGDRSQRDREEALHQFRSGRCPIMVATAVAARGLDISNVKHVINFDLPSDIEEYVHRIGRTGRVGNLGLATSFFNDKNSNITKDLLDILVEAKQEVPSWLENLAYEHQHKSTNRGRPKRFSGGFGARDYRQMAGGSNTFGNRGARNTGGHGGNRGFGGNKGGFGSFGGDSYGGNYGNYGGSYAQVDWWGN; from the exons ATGAGTCATGTGGTCGTCGACGGTTCACACGGTCTAGAACAGCAG cTTGCTGTCTTAGACTTGAACCCAGCTGATGGACAGTGTCCTGGCTCTGGTC gGCGTTACATTCCTCCTCATTTGAGAAACAAAGAAGCATCAAAAAATG ATTCTCCAGGATGGGACGGCGGTCGCAGCAATGGTTTTGTCAATGGGTACCATGACGGTCGTATGAATGGGACTGCTAACTTCAGCCATGGACTTCCTCGTAATGACAGAGGTGGACGTGGTGGCTTTCGTGGAAATAGGAACGGTGGTTCTTTCAACCAGCCAATGAATAATGCAG GTTATGGCAGTTATGAGAACAAAGATGGAGGCTGGAACTCTGTGGTAAACCGAGATGCCTACACTAGCTTTGGTGGGCGTTCAGACAGAGGGAAGTCTGCCTTCTTCAATGATAGAGGAGCTGGCTCAAGAGGAAG GTATGAGCGTGGAGGCTTTGGTGGAGGAACAGGAGGGAACAGTCGTTGGGTTGAAGAATCCAGAGATGAAGAGGACTGGTCAAAGCCACTGTCCCCCAATGAGCGTCTGGAACA GGAGCTGTTCTCTGGAGGCAACACGGGGATTAACTTTGAGAAGTATGATGACATTCCTGTGGAGGCCACTGGAACAAACAGTCCTGGGCATATTGAGAGT TTCCATGATGTGGACATGGGCGAGATCATTATGAGCAACATCAGTCTGACCCGCTACACACGGCCTACTCCTGTTCAAAAGTATGCAATCCCCATCATCAAGGCCAAGAGGGACCTTATGGCCTGTGCTCAAACAG GCTCGGGGAAGACTGCAGCCTTCTTGCTTCCTGTGCTTAGTCAGATCTACACTGATGGACCTGGAGAGGCACTGCAGGCCACCAAAGCCAGCACCCAG CAGGAGAATGGGAAGTACTTCCGTCGTAAGCAGTATCCCATCTCTCTGGTTCTGGCTCCAACCAGAGAACTTGCTCTTCAGATTTATGATGAGGCCAGAAAG TTCTCTTACCGCTCCAGAGTGCGCCCGTGTGTGGTGTACGGAGGCGCAGATATAGGGCAGCAGATCCGTGATTTGGAAAGAGGCTGTCACCTGCTAGTGGCCACACCGGGTCGTCTGGTAGACATGATGGAGCGGGGCAAGATTGGCCTGGACTACTGCAA ATACCTGGTGTTGGACGAGGCAGACAGAATGCTGGATATGGGTTTTGAACCCCAGATCAGACGTATTGTGGAGCAGGACACCATGCCTCCTAAAGGTGCTCGCCAGACCATGATGTTCAGTGCCACCTTCCCAAAAGAGATCCAG attcTGGCTCGTGACTTTCTGGAGGAGTACATCTTCCTGGCTGTGGGCCGTGTGGGCTCCACCTCAGAGAATATCACCCAGAAGGTGGTTTGGGTTGAAGAAAATGACAAGCGCTCCTTCCTTCTTGACCTGCTCAATGCAACAG GCAAAGACTCTCTCACACTGGTGTTTGTGGAGACTAAGAAGGGTGCTGATGCTCTTGAGGACTTCCTCTACCGCGAAGGCTATGCCTGCACCAGTATCCATGGTGACCGGTCTCAGCGCGATCGTGAGGAGGCTCTCCACCAGTTCCGGTCTGGCCGCTGCCCTATCATGGTTGCCACCGCT GTGGCTGCACGTGGCCTTGACATCTCCAACGTGAAACACGTGATCAATTTTGACTTGCCTAGTGACATTGAGGAATATGTCCACCGCATCGGTCGTACAGGCCGTGTAGGAAACCTTG GACTGGCCACATCCTTCTTTAATGATAAGAACAGCAACATCACTAAAGATCTACTGGACATCTTGGTGGAGGCCAAACAGGAAGTGCCTTCCTGGCTTGAGAACCTAGCCTATGAGCACCAGCACAAGAGCACCAACCGTGGACGCCCCAAGAG ATTCTCTGGTGGCTTTGGGGCCAGGGATTACCGCCAGATGGCTGGGGGCAGCAACACTTTCGGCAATCGTGGTGCTCGCAACACCGGTGGCCATGGAGGAAACCGAGGTTTTGGAGGGAATAAGG GTGGTTTTGGGAGCTTCGGTGGTGACAGCTACGGGGGCAACTATGGAAACTATGGAGGAAGCTACGCCCAGGTGGACTGGTGGGGCAACTAA
- the ddx3xa gene encoding DEAD-box helicase 3 X-linked a isoform X4, producing MSHVVVDGSHGLEQQLAVLDLNPADGQCPGSGRRYIPPHLRNKEASKNAGNAYSSGRQSGYSVAPVQSFSPKQYPQSWHPEGNQRHRHNFPTGWNDFRTGSQRYPHQELSFYHTDTSGWPDRCDSPGWDGGRSNGFVNGYHDGRMNGTANFSHGLPRNDRGGRGGFRGNRNGGSFNQPMNNAGYGSYENKDGGWNSVVNRDAYTSFGGRSDRGKSAFFNDRGAGSRGSRYERGGFGGGTGGNSRWVEESRDEEDWSKPLSPNERLEQELFSGGNTGINFEKYDDIPVEATGTNSPGHIESFHDVDMGEIIMSNISLTRYTRPTPVQKYAIPIIKAKRDLMACAQTGSGKTAAFLLPVLSQIYTDGPGEALQATKASTQQENGKYFRRKQYPISLVLAPTRELALQIYDEARKFSYRSRVRPCVVYGGADIGQQIRDLERGCHLLVATPGRLVDMMERGKIGLDYCKYLVLDEADRMLDMGFEPQIRRIVEQDTMPPKGARQTMMFSATFPKEIQILARDFLEEYIFLAVGRVGSTSENITQKVVWVEENDKRSFLLDLLNATGKDSLTLVFVETKKGADALEDFLYREGYACTSIHGDRSQRDREEALHQFRSGRCPIMVATAVAARGLDISNVKHVINFDLPSDIEEYVHRIGRTGRVGNLGLATSFFNDKNSNITKDLLDILVEAKQEVPSWLENLAYEHQHKSTNRGRPKRFSGGFGARDYRQMAGGSNTFGNRGARNTGGHGGNRGFGGNKGGFGSFGGDSYGGNYGNYGGSYAQVDWWGN from the exons ATGAGTCATGTGGTCGTCGACGGTTCACACGGTCTAGAACAGCAG cTTGCTGTCTTAGACTTGAACCCAGCTGATGGACAGTGTCCTGGCTCTGGTC gGCGTTACATTCCTCCTCATTTGAGAAACAAAGAAGCATCAAAAAATG CAGGAAATGCTTATTCCTCTGGTAGACAGAGCGGTTATTCAGTGGCACCCGTACAGAGCT TTTCTCCCAAACAGTATCCTCAGAGTTGGCACCCTGAGGGAAACCAAAGACATAGGCATAACTTTCCAACTGGATGGAATGACTTTAGGACCG GTTCCCAGAGATATCCACACCAGGAGCTCTCATTTTATCACACCGACACTAGTGGCTGGCCAGACAGATGTG ATTCTCCAGGATGGGACGGCGGTCGCAGCAATGGTTTTGTCAATGGGTACCATGACGGTCGTATGAATGGGACTGCTAACTTCAGCCATGGACTTCCTCGTAATGACAGAGGTGGACGTGGTGGCTTTCGTGGAAATAGGAACGGTGGTTCTTTCAACCAGCCAATGAATAATGCAG GTTATGGCAGTTATGAGAACAAAGATGGAGGCTGGAACTCTGTGGTAAACCGAGATGCCTACACTAGCTTTGGTGGGCGTTCAGACAGAGGGAAGTCTGCCTTCTTCAATGATAGAGGAGCTGGCTCAAGAGGAAG CAGGTATGAGCGTGGAGGCTTTGGTGGAGGAACAGGAGGGAACAGTCGTTGGGTTGAAGAATCCAGAGATGAAGAGGACTGGTCAAAGCCACTGTCCCCCAATGAGCGTCTGGAACA GGAGCTGTTCTCTGGAGGCAACACGGGGATTAACTTTGAGAAGTATGATGACATTCCTGTGGAGGCCACTGGAACAAACAGTCCTGGGCATATTGAGAGT TTCCATGATGTGGACATGGGCGAGATCATTATGAGCAACATCAGTCTGACCCGCTACACACGGCCTACTCCTGTTCAAAAGTATGCAATCCCCATCATCAAGGCCAAGAGGGACCTTATGGCCTGTGCTCAAACAG GCTCGGGGAAGACTGCAGCCTTCTTGCTTCCTGTGCTTAGTCAGATCTACACTGATGGACCTGGAGAGGCACTGCAGGCCACCAAAGCCAGCACCCAG CAGGAGAATGGGAAGTACTTCCGTCGTAAGCAGTATCCCATCTCTCTGGTTCTGGCTCCAACCAGAGAACTTGCTCTTCAGATTTATGATGAGGCCAGAAAG TTCTCTTACCGCTCCAGAGTGCGCCCGTGTGTGGTGTACGGAGGCGCAGATATAGGGCAGCAGATCCGTGATTTGGAAAGAGGCTGTCACCTGCTAGTGGCCACACCGGGTCGTCTGGTAGACATGATGGAGCGGGGCAAGATTGGCCTGGACTACTGCAA ATACCTGGTGTTGGACGAGGCAGACAGAATGCTGGATATGGGTTTTGAACCCCAGATCAGACGTATTGTGGAGCAGGACACCATGCCTCCTAAAGGTGCTCGCCAGACCATGATGTTCAGTGCCACCTTCCCAAAAGAGATCCAG attcTGGCTCGTGACTTTCTGGAGGAGTACATCTTCCTGGCTGTGGGCCGTGTGGGCTCCACCTCAGAGAATATCACCCAGAAGGTGGTTTGGGTTGAAGAAAATGACAAGCGCTCCTTCCTTCTTGACCTGCTCAATGCAACAG GCAAAGACTCTCTCACACTGGTGTTTGTGGAGACTAAGAAGGGTGCTGATGCTCTTGAGGACTTCCTCTACCGCGAAGGCTATGCCTGCACCAGTATCCATGGTGACCGGTCTCAGCGCGATCGTGAGGAGGCTCTCCACCAGTTCCGGTCTGGCCGCTGCCCTATCATGGTTGCCACCGCT GTGGCTGCACGTGGCCTTGACATCTCCAACGTGAAACACGTGATCAATTTTGACTTGCCTAGTGACATTGAGGAATATGTCCACCGCATCGGTCGTACAGGCCGTGTAGGAAACCTTG GACTGGCCACATCCTTCTTTAATGATAAGAACAGCAACATCACTAAAGATCTACTGGACATCTTGGTGGAGGCCAAACAGGAAGTGCCTTCCTGGCTTGAGAACCTAGCCTATGAGCACCAGCACAAGAGCACCAACCGTGGACGCCCCAAGAG ATTCTCTGGTGGCTTTGGGGCCAGGGATTACCGCCAGATGGCTGGGGGCAGCAACACTTTCGGCAATCGTGGTGCTCGCAACACCGGTGGCCATGGAGGAAACCGAGGTTTTGGAGGGAATAAGG GTGGTTTTGGGAGCTTCGGTGGTGACAGCTACGGGGGCAACTATGGAAACTATGGAGGAAGCTACGCCCAGGTGGACTGGTGGGGCAACTAA